One stretch of bacterium DNA includes these proteins:
- the lysS gene encoding lysine--tRNA ligase yields MSENQMREVRIKKLEELKEEGIEVYGRRFFKTNIGEVKEDGSFKIAGRIMAIRGHGNAAFADIVDSTGKIQVYFKKDIVGEENYEIFKKIDIGDIVGIEGEVFRTKTGEKTILVKNFLILSKSLRPLPEKWHGLKDVEIRFRKRYLDLIMNESARDIFKKRIMILKFMREFLNDKGFVEVETPMMHPIPGGAEAKPFITYHNTLDMELYLRIAPELYLKKLLVGNFEKIYEINRSFRNEGISTLHNPEFTMLELYSAYGDYEEMIEITEGLICFLSEKIFGSLTFEYQGKKIELTRSWKRIKYEDVFKEYAGIENFRDEEVIDKKVKEYQIEVEENETLFDKLESIFKKKIQPLLINPTFIIGYPVEISPLAKTFKDSPEITERFELFIGGIEVANAYSELNDPIEQLKRFEEKFKDVKDKEKKIDYDFVEALEYGMPPAGGLGIGIDRLVMLFTNSSSIREVIFFPLLKPKNE; encoded by the coding sequence ATGAGTGAAAATCAAATGAGAGAGGTAAGAATAAAAAAACTTGAAGAACTTAAAGAAGAAGGAATTGAAGTTTACGGAAGAAGATTTTTTAAAACAAATATTGGAGAAGTTAAGGAAGATGGTAGTTTTAAAATTGCTGGTAGAATTATGGCTATTAGAGGTCATGGAAATGCTGCTTTTGCTGATATAGTTGACAGTACAGGTAAAATTCAGGTTTACTTCAAAAAAGATATAGTGGGTGAGGAAAATTATGAAATTTTTAAGAAAATTGATATAGGAGATATTGTTGGAATTGAAGGTGAAGTTTTCAGAACAAAAACAGGAGAAAAAACTATACTTGTTAAAAATTTCCTTATCCTTTCAAAATCATTAAGACCCTTACCTGAAAAATGGCATGGATTGAAGGATGTTGAGATAAGATTCAGGAAAAGGTATCTTGATTTGATAATGAATGAAAGTGCAAGAGATATTTTTAAAAAAAGAATAATGATTTTGAAATTTATGAGAGAATTTTTGAATGATAAAGGATTTGTAGAAGTTGAAACACCAATGATGCATCCAATTCCTGGAGGTGCTGAAGCAAAACCATTTATTACATATCACAATACACTTGATATGGAACTCTATTTAAGAATTGCACCTGAACTTTATTTAAAAAAACTTCTTGTAGGAAATTTTGAAAAAATATATGAAATAAACAGGTCCTTTAGAAATGAAGGGATTTCAACTTTACATAATCCTGAATTCACAATGCTTGAATTATACTCTGCTTACGGTGATTATGAAGAGATGATTGAGATAACAGAGGGATTAATCTGTTTTTTATCTGAAAAAATTTTTGGTTCTCTTACTTTTGAATATCAAGGGAAAAAGATTGAACTTACAAGATCGTGGAAAAGAATTAAATATGAAGATGTTTTTAAAGAATATGCAGGGATTGAGAATTTCAGAGATGAAGAAGTTATAGATAAAAAAGTGAAGGAATATCAGATAGAAGTGGAGGAAAATGAAACATTATTTGATAAACTTGAAAGTATTTTTAAAAAGAAAATTCAGCCACTTCTTATAAATCCAACATTTATTATTGGTTATCCTGTTGAAATATCTCCACTTGCAAAAACATTTAAAGATAGCCCTGAAATAACAGAAAGGTTTGAACTTTTTATTGGAGGTATTGAGGTTGCAAATGCTTATTCTGAATTAAATGACCCGATTGAGCAGTTGAAAAGATTTGAAGAAAAATTTAAAGATGTAAAGGATAAAGAGAAAAAAATTGATTATGATTTTGTGGAAGCACTTGAATATGGAATGCCACCAGCAGGAGGTCTTGGAATAGGAATTGACCGACTTGTTATGCTTTTTACCAATTCATCTTCAATAAGAGAAGTTATATTTTTCCCTCTTTTAAAACCAAAAAATGAGTAA